One Plasmodium berghei ANKA genome assembly, chromosome: 13 genomic region harbors:
- a CDS encoding ABC transporter B family member 2, putative — MDVSNYEYVRHLWIKNELKKKKSNKKFVIYHIIDLIILIATFCGCYRFNIYYSYQNENGNFYSFCNTLIDMIILGCIRIGYTTLSVIVNSKIYDLQALKKMHKFGNNLIGIFIIIMCLKIINFNYFMDINKNQNDLNDLYVIIFRVVLITYNLISTIYYYFFHRYVYIINKKNIVAKIELKKILLKGMENNENIILGIHCDKSMLKYNSILSQNNEMNTTCSNNDIDLNNENKQLENNRKRQDISIDNDMPYTKLNDYDDLSKNIENKKSQKKMREKTISIDELEIDKSIKDDLVKNNIKLSISSHYSYKQNNNKIKKKSKDDNSSTSFDETNDSETESSKNIAFLENSFEYSEFKNILLPYLWPSRRIDLKGNSLILRTYVLLIFILIIVSKVFSVVSPIYLGLASTEVLNKNYHNSLYYLGIYSSFFFFSKFLKEISGVLYSHVKQSAFIELQESIFHKFHNLSYEWFSNKNAGGIMRIVDRGTESTNNLMNSFIVYIIPAVIEGVVTCIIFIFKYKNRLLGSILILGLIIYIYATIKITKWRKKIRTKVNKMDNLYHGIAHDSLENYENVKYFNNENFEIKKFCGALSNFNRYNIKILNSLGMLNIVQQFVLNGTLFFTLLCAIHMIIYDGEDSGIFISVIVYISNVFAPLTILGTLYFTIVKSYTDIYDLTEALKDKIPVTDDKDLESFSLTSHEKKFGVHIEFSDVNFSYPKQTNHRTLKSISFFIPAGTTCALVGHTGSGKSTIAKLLYRFYDAEGDIKIGGRNINKYNRNSIRSIIGIVPQDTILFNETIKYNILYGKLDATDDEVIKATKSAQLYDFIEALPKKWDTIVGNKGVKLSGGERQRIAIARCLLKDPKIVIFDEATSSLDSKTEYLFQKAVEDLRKNRTLIIIAHRLSTISSAESIILLNKGKIVEKGTHKDLIKLNGEYAEMWNMQSGNNDI, encoded by the coding sequence atggaTGTGTCAAACTATGAATACGTGAGGCATCTTTGGATTAAGAAtgaactaaaaaaaaaaaaatcaaataaaaagtttgtgatatatcatataataGATTTAATTATCCTTATAGCAACATTTTGCGGATGTTACagatttaatatatattattcttatcaaaatgaaaatggaaatttttatagtttttGTAACACATTAATTGACATGATTATTTTAGGGTGTATAAGAATAGGATATACAACACTTTCGGTAATTGTTAAttctaaaatatatgatttacaagcattaaaaaaaatgcataaatttggaaataatttgattggaatatttataattataatgtGTTTGAagataattaattttaactattttatggatataaacaaaaatcaGAATGATCTTAACGATTTATATGTGATAATTTTTAGAGTTGTATTAATAACATATAACCTTATTTCAaccatatattattactttttccatcggtatgtatatattattaataaaaaaaatatagttgCTAAaatagaattaaaaaaaatactgcTAAAGGGTATGGagaataatgaaaatattatactgGGCATTCATTGTGATAAATCAATGCTCAAATATAATTCAATTTTGTcacaaaataatgaaatgaATACAACATGTAGTAATAACGATATAGacttaaataatgaaaataaacaattagaaaataatagaaaaagaCAAGATATATCAATAGATAATGATATGCCATATActaaattaaatgattaTGATGATTTAAGTAagaatattgaaaataaaaaatcacaaaaaaaaatgagagaaaaaacaatatcAATTGATGAGTTAGAGATAGATAAATCAATCAAAGATGatttagtaaaaaataatataaaattgtctATTAGTAGTCATTATagttataaacaaaataataataaaataaaaaaaaaaagtaaagaTGATAATTCTAGTACATCATTTGATGAAACTAATGATAGTGAAACTGAATCGTCGAAAAATATTGCATTTCTAGAAAACAGTTTTGAATATTcagaatttaaaaatattttattaccaTATTTATGGCCCAGTAGAAGAATAGATTTAAAAGGGAATAGTTTAATTTTACGAacatatgtattattaatatttattttaattattgtTTCAAAAGTTTTTAGTGTTGTATCACCAATTTATCTTGGATTAGCATCAACTGAAGTATTAAATAAGAATTATCataattctttatattatttaggaatatattcatcttttttctttttttcaaaatttttaaaagaaatatctGGGGTATTATATTCACATGTAAAACAATCTGCATTTATAGAACTTCAGGAATCtatatttcataaatttCATAATCTGTCTTATGAATGgttttcaaataaaaatgctGGGGGGATAATGCGAATAGTTGATAGAGGAACTGAAAGTACAAATAATTTGATGAATTcttttattgtatatataatacctGCAGTAATTGAAGGTGTAGTAACatgcattatatttatattcaaatataaaaaccgTTTATTGGGTAGCATATTAATTTTAggattaattatatatatatatgctacaataaaaataacaaaatggagaaaaaaaataagaaccaaagtaaataaaatggataatttatatcatGGCATAGCTCATGATTCGTTAGAGaattatgaaaatgtaaaatattttaataatgaaaattttgaaataaaaaaattttgtgGTGCATTATCTAATTTTAatagatataatattaaaattttaaacaGTTTAGGAATGTTAAATATTGTTCAAcaatttgttttaaatgGTACATTATTCTTTACTTTACTTTGTGCTATTCATATGATAATATACGATGGAGAAGATAGTGGAATATTTATAAGCgttattgtatatatatctaaCGTATTTGCACCGTTAACTATTTTAGgaacattatattttactatAGTTAAATCTTATACAGATATATATGACTTAACAGAAGctttaaaagataaaatacCTGTCACAGATGATAAAGATTTAGAATCATTTTCCCTTACATctcatgaaaaaaaatttggtGTGCATATCGAATTTTCTGATGTAAATTTTAGTTATCCAAAACAAACAAATCACAGAACATTAAAGTCTataagtttttttattccagCTGGTACAACATGTGCATTGGTTGGACATACGGGTTCAGGAAAATCAACAATTGCAAAACTGTTATATCGTTTTTATGATGCTGAAGGAGATATTAAAATAGGAGGTAGAAATAtcaacaaatataatagaaatTCTATTCGAAGTATTATTGGAATTGTACCTCAAGAtactatattatttaatgaaacgataaaatataatatattatatggtAAATTAGATGCAACAGATGATGAAGTAATTAAAGCTACAAAATCAGCTCAGTTATATGATTTTATAGAAGCACTTCCGAAAAAATGGGATACAATTGTTGGAAATAAAGGTGTGAAATTATCAGGTGGTGAAAGACAAAGAATTGCTATTGCTAGATGTTTGTTAAAAGATCctaaaattgttatttttgatGAAGCTACAAGTTCGTTAGATTCTAAAAcagaatatttatttcaaaaagCTGTTGAAgatttaagaaaaaatagaacCCTCATAATTATCGCTCATAGACTTAGTACTATATCCTCAGCAGAATCAATTATATTACTAAATAAAGGTAAAATTGTAGAAAAGGGAACTCATAAAGATTTAATTAAACTTAATGGTGAATATGCAGAAATGTGGAATATGCAATCTGGTAATAACGATATTTAG